One Desulfovibrio fairfieldensis genomic window carries:
- the efp gene encoding elongation factor P — translation MYSTTDFRKGLKIEVEGTPYEIVDFQHFKPGKGGAMVRTKLRNILTGRMQDITFRSGEKVGKPDMETRDMQFLYRQDDELIFMDMTTYEQVQMPVASTGGKEGFLKDGQECRVLLYKGSPLDIDIPLSLVLEVTETEPGAKGDTVSNVTKAAKLETGITVQVPIFVNTGDRIKVDTRTKEYLGRE, via the coding sequence ATGTATTCAACCACCGACTTTCGCAAGGGCCTTAAAATCGAAGTGGAGGGCACGCCCTACGAAATAGTGGATTTCCAGCACTTCAAGCCCGGCAAGGGCGGGGCCATGGTCCGTACCAAACTGCGCAATATCCTTACCGGACGCATGCAGGACATCACGTTTCGTTCCGGCGAAAAAGTGGGCAAGCCCGACATGGAAACCCGCGACATGCAGTTTCTTTATCGCCAGGACGACGAACTGATTTTCATGGATATGACCACCTATGAGCAGGTGCAGATGCCTGTCGCCTCCACCGGCGGCAAGGAAGGTTTTCTCAAGGACGGTCAGGAATGCCGCGTGCTGCTTTACAAGGGCAGCCCTCTGGATATCGACATCCCGTTGAGCCTGGTGCTGGAAGTCACGGAAACCGAACCCGGTGCCAAGGGCGACACGGTGAGCAACGTCACCAAGGCCGCCAAGCTGGAAACCGGCATCACGGTGCAGGTGCCGATTTTCGTGAACACCGGCGACCGGATCAAGGTAGATACCCGCACCAAGGAATATTTGGGCCGGGAATGA
- the yihA gene encoding ribosome biogenesis GTP-binding protein YihA/YsxC, which translates to MNISLTLETTAYTLDQLLALPEAQIALAGRSNVGKSSLINALAGRKKLAKVSATPGKTRSVNFYRVEPYNFYLVDLPGYGYARASHEERRKWAKLLEHYLADCKTLKALALLLDCRLPPQKLDLELASFARGCCLPLLPVLTKADKCSQRERAARQKEWQELLDVKPVLTSSSSRLGMEELWRALVAAAGTAEADGDTAGESEDGTPTMSS; encoded by the coding sequence ATGAACATCAGTCTGACGCTTGAAACCACAGCCTATACCCTGGATCAGCTCCTGGCCCTGCCGGAAGCGCAAATCGCCCTGGCCGGGCGTTCCAATGTGGGCAAATCTTCCCTGATCAACGCTCTGGCCGGACGCAAAAAACTTGCCAAGGTCAGCGCCACACCGGGGAAAACGCGCTCCGTCAATTTTTACCGGGTGGAGCCCTACAACTTTTATCTGGTGGATCTGCCCGGCTATGGCTACGCCAGGGCCAGTCATGAGGAACGCCGGAAGTGGGCGAAACTGCTGGAGCACTATCTTGCGGATTGCAAGACTCTCAAGGCGCTGGCCCTGCTGCTGGATTGTCGCCTGCCTCCGCAAAAGCTTGATCTGGAACTGGCGTCCTTTGCCCGTGGCTGTTGCCTGCCGCTGCTGCCCGTGCTGACCAAGGCCGACAAATGCAGCCAGCGTGAACGCGCCGCCCGGCAAAAAGAATGGCAGGAACTGCTGGATGTCAAACCGGTACTGACTTCCTCCAGCAGCCGCCTGGGTATGGAGGAACTCTGGCGTGCCCTGGTCGCGGCAGCCGGAACCGCTGAAGCCGATGGAGATACAGCCGGAGAGTCGGAAGACGGCACCCCGACTATGTCGAGCTAG
- a CDS encoding cation diffusion facilitator family transporter has product MESLRHEDGAAEKHRAALASLFAAFALTGLKLAVGLYTNSLGILSEALHSGLDLLAAAMTLAAVRISARPADSRHPYGHGKVENLSALAETLLLFLTCFWVVYEGVQRLLGGVSPITPSLWGVAVMAVSMGIDINRVRVLRKVARQYRSQALEADALHFSTDILSSAVVLVGVLAVWLAAALNLPEPLYQVLAQADTVAALVVALLIFRASLRMAVESINTLMDSGSTKEQGAVVKAVRQVPGITAVRRIRLRNSGPQTFVDLTIGVEPGIRVRDGHKLAHDAEQAAAAILPGSDVTVHVEPLSSRSRKDENPFSLVQRTASEHGLAVHNVHVLRTGALFHIELHVELPGTQPFAEAYARVRPFEEDLRQALPGAEVVSHLEPEGAASALHAGAAVSVPLSELAWREVHAAVEKEPLVCDPHKFSTYELPEQGICISFHCGINGELSVVEVHNICVRLEKQLRVAVPLLGRIIIHMEPDAVSAEQQAD; this is encoded by the coding sequence ATGGAGAGCCTTCGGCACGAAGACGGCGCCGCCGAAAAACACCGCGCCGCGCTGGCCTCGCTGTTCGCGGCCTTTGCCCTGACCGGTTTGAAGTTGGCCGTGGGGCTGTACACCAACAGCCTGGGCATTCTTTCCGAAGCGCTTCACAGCGGCCTTGATTTGCTGGCGGCGGCCATGACCCTTGCGGCGGTGCGCATTTCGGCCCGCCCGGCCGACAGTCGGCATCCCTATGGGCACGGCAAGGTTGAAAATCTTTCCGCCCTGGCGGAAACCTTGTTGTTGTTCCTGACCTGCTTCTGGGTGGTCTATGAAGGCGTGCAGCGGCTTCTGGGGGGTGTCAGTCCCATAACTCCTTCGCTCTGGGGCGTGGCCGTCATGGCTGTTTCCATGGGCATTGATATCAACCGCGTGCGCGTTCTGCGGAAGGTGGCCCGCCAATACAGAAGCCAGGCGCTGGAGGCCGACGCCCTGCACTTCTCCACGGACATTTTGTCCTCGGCCGTGGTTCTGGTCGGCGTGCTGGCCGTCTGGCTGGCCGCTGCCCTGAATCTGCCGGAACCGCTTTATCAGGTGCTGGCCCAAGCCGATACTGTGGCGGCCTTGGTGGTGGCCCTGCTTATTTTCCGCGCCAGTCTGCGCATGGCTGTGGAGTCCATTAACACGCTGATGGATTCGGGCTCGACCAAGGAGCAGGGGGCGGTGGTCAAGGCCGTGCGGCAGGTGCCCGGCATCACGGCGGTGCGGCGGATACGCTTGCGCAATAGCGGCCCGCAGACCTTTGTGGATCTGACCATTGGCGTGGAACCGGGCATCCGCGTCCGCGACGGCCACAAGCTGGCCCATGACGCTGAACAGGCTGCGGCCGCCATCCTGCCGGGCTCGGATGTGACCGTACACGTGGAGCCCTTAAGCTCACGCTCCCGGAAGGACGAGAATCCTTTTTCTCTGGTGCAGCGCACGGCTTCGGAGCATGGCCTGGCGGTGCATAACGTGCATGTGCTGCGCACCGGCGCTTTGTTCCACATTGAACTGCATGTGGAGCTGCCCGGCACCCAGCCTTTTGCCGAGGCCTACGCGCGGGTGCGTCCCTTTGAAGAAGACTTGCGCCAAGCCCTGCCCGGTGCGGAAGTGGTCAGCCATCTGGAACCTGAGGGCGCGGCCAGCGCACTGCATGCCGGAGCCGCCGTTTCCGTGCCCCTGTCCGAGCTGGCCTGGCGGGAAGTGCATGCGGCGGTGGAAAAAGAACCGCTGGTCTGCGACCCTCACAAGTTTTCCACCTATGAGCTGCCGGAGCAGGGCATCTGCATTTCCTTCCATTGCGGCATCAACGGCGAGCTGAGCGTGGTGGAGGTCCATAACATCTGCGTGCGTCTGGAAAAACAGCTGCGCGTCGCCGTGCCGCTGCTGGGCAGAATCATCATTCACATGGAGCCGGACGCCGTCTCGGCGGAGCAGCAGGCGGACTGA
- a CDS encoding outer membrane protein assembly factor BamD — MHKKLLRCFVLAVSLFAVSGCGIIDMIYLPPAEDTAQEIFEAANDAMSEKNYVRAVELYNKLRDAYPFSPYTIDAELSLGDAYFLDEEYELAAETYKDFESLHPRHEAIPYVLYQTGMSLMKQFRSIDRATTELQEAYDYFNRLSQMYPDSPYAKGAEEHMHTCRKLMAEHELYIADVFWHMKKYGPAWRRYEFIMENFKDVPEVAEHAKEKSLAAYHNYREEQAAETREKRQGSWREWFTWL, encoded by the coding sequence ATGCATAAAAAACTGCTTCGCTGCTTTGTGCTTGCCGTCAGTTTGTTTGCCGTGTCCGGTTGCGGCATCATTGATATGATCTATCTGCCGCCGGCTGAAGACACCGCGCAGGAGATCTTTGAAGCCGCCAACGACGCCATGAGTGAAAAGAACTACGTGCGCGCCGTGGAGCTGTACAACAAATTGCGCGACGCGTATCCGTTCAGCCCTTATACCATTGATGCTGAACTTTCGCTGGGTGACGCCTATTTTCTGGATGAGGAATACGAGCTGGCCGCCGAAACCTACAAGGATTTCGAGTCGCTCCATCCCCGTCATGAAGCCATACCTTATGTGCTGTATCAGACGGGCATGTCGCTCATGAAGCAATTCCGCTCCATTGACCGGGCTACCACGGAATTGCAGGAGGCCTACGATTACTTCAACCGCCTCTCTCAGATGTATCCCGATTCGCCCTACGCCAAGGGCGCGGAAGAACACATGCATACCTGCCGCAAACTCATGGCCGAACACGAATTGTACATTGCCGACGTGTTCTGGCACATGAAAAAATACGGCCCGGCTTGGCGGCGGTATGAATTCATCATGGAAAACTTCAAGGACGTGCCGGAAGTGGCGGAACACGCCAAGGAAAAGAGCTTGGCCGCTTACCACAACTACCGCGAGGAACAGGCCGCGGAGACGCGCGAAAAGCGTCAGGGTTCCTGGCGGGAGTGGTTCACTTGGTTGTAG
- the trxB gene encoding thioredoxin-disulfide reductase, with the protein MKAYDAVVIGGGPAGITAALYLARSGCSVSFFEQLTPGGQVLQTESLENYPGYPQGIKGYELADLFAAHLDGLDIDRPTGAVESVSGAAGRFNVRAGGGEEYAAKTVLVCSGARHRQLGLENEDRLVGRGVSYCALCDGNFFRGQTVAVVGGGNAALEESLYLAKIVGKLHLIHRREGFRGLKVYQDRLESMPDKVEIHRNTVITSLNGDEQLTSLNLHNIQNGAEEELPVDGLFVYVGFAPVTSFLPQELQRDDQGFIVTDTEMRTSIPGIFAAGDIRSKLCRQVITAAGDGATAAQAAFVFLEQLHA; encoded by the coding sequence ATGAAGGCATACGACGCCGTTGTTATCGGCGGCGGACCGGCCGGCATTACGGCTGCCCTTTACCTGGCGCGCTCCGGTTGTTCAGTGTCGTTCTTTGAGCAGCTGACTCCGGGCGGCCAGGTTCTGCAGACCGAGTCCCTTGAAAATTACCCCGGCTACCCCCAGGGCATCAAGGGTTATGAGCTGGCCGATCTTTTTGCCGCCCATCTGGACGGCCTCGACATTGACCGGCCTACCGGCGCCGTGGAATCCGTTTCCGGCGCGGCAGGCCGGTTCAATGTGCGCGCCGGAGGCGGTGAGGAATACGCCGCCAAAACGGTGCTCGTCTGTTCCGGGGCGCGTCATCGCCAGTTGGGGCTGGAGAATGAGGATCGTCTGGTCGGACGCGGCGTCTCCTACTGTGCCCTCTGCGACGGTAATTTCTTCCGTGGGCAGACGGTGGCGGTAGTGGGCGGCGGCAATGCCGCCCTTGAAGAATCGCTGTACCTTGCCAAAATCGTGGGCAAGCTGCACCTGATCCATCGTCGCGAGGGCTTTCGAGGCCTTAAAGTCTATCAGGACAGGCTGGAGAGCATGCCCGACAAGGTGGAAATCCACCGTAACACGGTCATCACAAGCCTGAATGGCGATGAGCAGCTGACAAGCCTCAACCTGCACAACATTCAGAACGGCGCGGAAGAAGAGCTGCCGGTGGACGGACTTTTCGTCTATGTGGGATTTGCACCGGTAACCTCTTTTCTGCCTCAGGAACTTCAGCGCGACGACCAGGGCTTCATCGTAACGGATACGGAAATGCGCACAAGTATTCCCGGCATTTTCGCCGCCGGGGATATTCGCTCCAAACTCTGCCGTCAGGTAATCACCGCTGCTGGTGACGGCGCAACGGCTGCGCAAGCGGCTTTTGTCTTTTTGGAACAGCTCCATGCATAA
- the trxA gene encoding thioredoxin, which produces MAEQVTDATFESLVLKSDLPVLLDFWAPWCGPCRAVGPIIDELAKEYEGKVRVVKMNVDENPATPTKFGIRAIPTLVVFKNGETVEQITGAVTKVAMKELLDSKVLA; this is translated from the coding sequence ATGGCTGAACAGGTCACTGATGCCACTTTCGAGAGCCTTGTTCTGAAATCCGATCTGCCGGTTCTGCTTGACTTCTGGGCTCCCTGGTGCGGCCCCTGCCGCGCGGTGGGTCCGATCATTGACGAACTCGCCAAGGAATACGAAGGCAAGGTGCGTGTGGTTAAAATGAATGTGGATGAGAATCCCGCCACGCCGACAAAATTCGGCATCCGCGCCATCCCCACCCTGGTGGTCTTCAAAAACGGCGAAACGGTGGAACAGATCACCGGCGCCGTCACCAAGGTGGCCATGAAGGAACTGCTTGATTCAAAGGTCCTGGCATGA
- the tsaD gene encoding tRNA (adenosine(37)-N6)-threonylcarbamoyltransferase complex transferase subunit TsaD, which yields MLCLGIESSCDETALALVEDGRLLASVLASQADVHALFGGVVPELASREHYRYIGPLFDELMRRCRRQAVDIDLVSVARGPGLLGSLLVGVAFAKGLALGLGARFLGLNHLHAHLLAVGLERELRFPCLGLLVSGGHTHIYRLESPWRCLPLGRTLDDAAGEAFDKVGKLLGLAYPGGRLMDALATAGRADAGLFPRPYLDNDNLDFSFSGLKTAAAFYIEQHLDGLWPHPLQKVEDAPEALRDCCASFNLAVVDTLCVKVERALDRQPDLRTLIVAGGVAANSLLRSRMVELMRRRGGDILVPNPTLCTDNAAMTAYAGWLLGQAGFCHDLRMETIPRGRAVPEDMVCCADTAQVGEPA from the coding sequence ATGCTTTGTCTCGGCATTGAAAGCTCCTGTGATGAGACGGCTCTGGCTCTGGTGGAAGACGGTCGACTGCTGGCCTCGGTTCTTGCCAGCCAGGCGGACGTGCATGCTTTGTTCGGCGGAGTGGTGCCGGAATTGGCCTCGCGGGAGCACTACCGCTATATCGGGCCGCTTTTCGACGAACTGATGCGCCGTTGCCGACGCCAAGCCGTTGACATTGATCTTGTGAGCGTGGCGCGCGGTCCGGGTCTGCTGGGCAGTCTGCTGGTGGGGGTGGCCTTTGCCAAGGGCCTGGCTCTGGGATTGGGGGCGCGCTTCCTGGGCCTCAACCATCTGCACGCGCATTTGCTGGCAGTGGGGCTGGAGCGGGAGCTGCGTTTTCCCTGTTTAGGTTTGCTGGTTTCCGGCGGTCACACCCATATTTACCGGCTTGAGTCGCCCTGGCGTTGCCTGCCGCTGGGCCGGACTCTGGATGACGCGGCGGGTGAGGCCTTTGACAAAGTGGGCAAACTGTTGGGCCTGGCCTACCCCGGCGGACGCCTCATGGACGCATTGGCCACCGCCGGCAGGGCGGATGCCGGACTTTTTCCGCGCCCGTATCTTGACAACGACAATCTGGATTTCAGTTTCAGCGGCCTGAAAACAGCGGCCGCCTTCTATATTGAGCAGCATCTGGACGGCCTCTGGCCGCATCCGTTACAGAAGGTTGAAGATGCGCCCGAGGCTCTGAGGGACTGCTGCGCGTCTTTCAACTTGGCGGTGGTGGATACGCTGTGCGTCAAGGTTGAGCGCGCTCTTGACCGACAGCCGGATCTGCGCACGCTGATTGTGGCCGGTGGGGTTGCCGCCAATTCGCTGTTGCGCAGCCGCATGGTTGAGCTCATGCGGCGACGGGGCGGCGACATCCTTGTGCCGAACCCGACCTTATGTACGGATAATGCCGCCATGACGGCCTATGCCGGCTGGCTGTTGGGTCAGGCCGGTTTTTGCCATGACCTGCGCATGGAAACCATTCCGCGCGGCAGGGCGGTGCCCGAGGATATGGTGTGTTGCGCGGATACGGCACAGGTCGGGGAACCCGCCTGA
- the fbp gene encoding class 1 fructose-bisphosphatase: MADITVTEHLLLHQKRTPQATGQFTGLLYDLILSGKSISRRINKAGLLDILGGTGEVNVQGENVQKMDAIANRIMIYRMERCGALCAMSSEEEAELIRVSPEFPRGDYILIFDPLDGSSNIDVNINVGTIFSILRRPEGHTGEVTLDEVLQPGVQQVGAGYILYGPSTMLVLSTGQGVHGFTLDPGVGEFLLSHPDMRIPEQGHIYSVNEGYWQYWDEATREAVNWFHTCESQDGKPYSSRYVGALVADFHRTLIYGGIYMYPPDAHKPDGKLRLMCEASPLSFLAEQAGGKASDGRGRILERKPERLHARTPLFIGSRKDVEAVERTYAQHAKA, from the coding sequence ATGGCTGACATCACGGTTACCGAGCACCTTCTGCTACACCAAAAGCGCACGCCGCAGGCTACCGGGCAGTTCACCGGCCTGCTTTATGATCTCATTCTTTCCGGCAAGTCCATTTCCCGCCGCATCAACAAGGCCGGTCTGCTCGATATTCTGGGGGGCACCGGCGAAGTGAACGTTCAGGGCGAAAATGTTCAGAAAATGGACGCTATCGCCAACCGGATCATGATTTACCGCATGGAACGTTGCGGCGCGCTTTGCGCCATGAGTTCCGAGGAAGAGGCCGAGCTCATCCGCGTCAGTCCGGAGTTCCCGCGCGGCGATTATATTCTGATTTTTGACCCGCTGGACGGTTCCTCCAACATCGACGTCAACATCAATGTGGGCACTATTTTCTCCATCCTGCGTCGGCCCGAGGGACATACGGGTGAAGTGACGCTCGATGAAGTGCTGCAACCGGGCGTACAGCAGGTCGGGGCCGGCTATATTCTGTACGGGCCGTCAACCATGCTGGTGTTGAGCACCGGACAGGGCGTGCACGGCTTCACGCTGGATCCGGGCGTGGGAGAATTTTTGCTTTCCCATCCCGATATGCGCATTCCGGAACAGGGGCATATCTATTCCGTCAATGAAGGCTACTGGCAATACTGGGACGAAGCCACACGCGAAGCCGTGAACTGGTTCCACACCTGCGAGAGCCAGGACGGTAAACCCTATTCCTCCCGCTATGTGGGCGCGCTAGTGGCGGACTTTCACCGCACCCTGATTTACGGCGGTATCTACATGTACCCGCCGGACGCCCACAAGCCTGACGGCAAGCTGCGCCTGATGTGCGAGGCCTCACCTCTTTCGTTCCTGGCGGAACAGGCGGGCGGCAAGGCCAGCGACGGACGGGGACGCATTCTGGAGCGCAAGCCCGAGCGCCTGCACGCGCGTACGCCCCTGTTCATCGGTTCGCGCAAGGATGTGGAAGCCGTGGAGCGCACGTATGCACAACATGCCAAGGCCTGA
- a CDS encoding tetratricopeptide repeat protein has protein sequence MTEKIEWYKEVLELEPNSKVFFPLARMLAEEQRFDEAVAVLEHGLERHGEFLEARLFFIELLHETGRREACARQIDKLSSMFSAYAGFWQAWAACLSASDGSPDTASVLRFLAAHFMRGPISLHEVLDRGIASLLDEPQSQQNSSGFRSRTVDAAAQMPGQPAPGQDALLSESAPLPLLPEEDDLKLDLTLKKFSAGTAVEDDDVPFEEADGEGFDPDTAMAEDEALPEPLEMPGREKTAAVTVQASDVADTQPASNADDADDSEERFSLRTRSMAEVLAEQGDIKGALDIYHELAAVAVAPEESADLQQRIATLSARLGSAQEMEQEQPPQQEESASGKDKLISMLEALAERVEARAQD, from the coding sequence ATGACGGAAAAAATTGAATGGTATAAAGAGGTTCTGGAACTGGAGCCCAATTCCAAGGTTTTTTTCCCTCTGGCGCGCATGCTGGCTGAGGAGCAGCGCTTTGACGAAGCCGTGGCCGTGCTGGAACATGGACTGGAGCGCCATGGCGAGTTTTTGGAAGCGCGTCTTTTTTTTATTGAGCTTTTGCATGAAACTGGCCGCCGCGAGGCCTGCGCCAGGCAAATAGACAAACTCAGTTCCATGTTTTCCGCATATGCGGGTTTCTGGCAGGCCTGGGCCGCCTGCCTGTCCGCGTCGGACGGTTCGCCGGATACCGCCTCGGTGCTGCGTTTTCTGGCCGCGCATTTCATGCGTGGCCCCATCTCCCTGCATGAAGTGCTGGACCGCGGCATTGCCTCGTTGCTGGATGAGCCGCAATCGCAGCAAAATTCTTCTGGTTTTCGGTCCCGGACAGTGGACGCCGCCGCGCAAATGCCGGGTCAGCCTGCACCGGGCCAGGACGCGCTCCTGAGTGAAAGCGCGCCTCTGCCGTTGTTGCCGGAGGAAGACGATCTGAAGCTTGACCTGACTCTCAAGAAATTTTCCGCCGGAACAGCGGTTGAGGATGACGACGTCCCTTTTGAGGAAGCGGACGGAGAAGGTTTTGATCCCGACACGGCCATGGCCGAAGACGAGGCCCTGCCGGAGCCTTTGGAAATGCCGGGCAGGGAAAAAACTGCTGCCGTAACGGTTCAGGCCTCCGATGTCGCGGACACGCAACCGGCGAGCAACGCGGACGACGCTGACGACAGCGAAGAGCGCTTTTCTCTGCGTACCCGCTCCATGGCCGAAGTTCTGGCGGAGCAGGGGGATATCAAGGGAGCGCTGGATATTTACCATGAGTTGGCTGCGGTGGCGGTGGCCCCGGAGGAGAGCGCCGACCTGCAGCAGCGTATTGCCACCTTGAGCGCGCGCCTCGGCAGCGCGCAGGAGATGGAACAGGAACAGCCTCCGCAACAGGAGGAATCCGCCAGCGGCAAAGACAAGCTGATCAGCATGCTTGAGGCGTTAGCGGAGCGCGTGGAAGCCAGGGCGCAAGACTAG
- a CDS encoding FtsB family cell division protein, with translation MFWRVFILVALGLINVVLFSRMIWGPTGLMEYRELKRQYAALQEQVAGLDAENLALSREIRLLQSDNQYVEKMIRQRLHYVRDNEVLYLFGKSAKTGQGAADNDGKN, from the coding sequence ATGTTCTGGCGTGTGTTCATTCTCGTGGCTCTGGGGCTCATCAATGTGGTTCTGTTCAGTCGCATGATCTGGGGGCCCACCGGTCTTATGGAATACCGCGAACTCAAGAGGCAGTATGCCGCTCTGCAGGAGCAGGTCGCCGGTCTGGACGCGGAAAATCTGGCGCTGAGCCGGGAAATCCGTCTGCTGCAGTCCGATAACCAGTATGTGGAAAAAATGATTCGCCAGCGCCTGCATTACGTGCGGGATAACGAAGTGCTGTATCTTTTTGGAAAGTCGGCCAAAACCGGACAGGGAGCCGCGGACAATGACGGAAAAAATTGA
- the pgsA gene encoding CDP-diacylglycerol--glycerol-3-phosphate 3-phosphatidyltransferase, with amino-acid sequence MLNLANKITLLRILMAPLVVVLLYFEGPAFCILAALAFIFAAITDWMDGYIARRENMVTSMGKFLDPLADKVLICSVLIMFVKLGWAPAWVVIVIVCRELVVTGLRAMAIDEGIVLAADKFGKAKTVLQIVAIVPLILHYPLFGVALWPIGEVLLYVALALALISGVNYCYYFYRHACDKVQPGKVA; translated from the coding sequence ATGCTCAACCTTGCCAATAAAATTACCTTGTTGCGCATTCTGATGGCGCCTCTGGTCGTTGTTCTGCTGTATTTTGAAGGCCCCGCATTTTGCATATTGGCCGCGCTGGCCTTTATTTTCGCCGCCATAACCGACTGGATGGACGGCTACATCGCCCGGCGTGAAAACATGGTCACCAGCATGGGCAAATTTCTGGATCCGCTGGCCGACAAAGTGCTGATCTGCTCGGTGCTGATCATGTTCGTCAAGCTGGGCTGGGCTCCGGCCTGGGTGGTGATCGTCATCGTCTGCCGGGAACTGGTGGTGACCGGCTTGCGCGCCATGGCCATCGACGAGGGCATCGTGCTGGCCGCCGACAAGTTCGGCAAGGCCAAAACCGTGCTGCAGATTGTGGCCATCGTGCCCTTGATCCTGCATTATCCCCTGTTCGGCGTCGCGCTCTGGCCCATCGGCGAAGTGCTGCTCTATGTGGCCTTGGCCCTGGCTCTGATCTCCGGCGTCAACTACTGTTATTATTTTTACCGGCATGCCTGCGATAAGGTTCAGCCCGGGAAGGTTGCATGA
- a CDS encoding Mrp/NBP35 family ATP-binding protein, whose translation MSSCSSCSSASSCSSSTDKGGDGNCNDLMARQDRVIAATLGHIRHKIFVMSGKGGVGKSSVTVNTAAALARRGFKVGILDVDMHGPSVPNLLGLTSTVEVDPGSELMLPAAYNENLSVISMDSLLQDKDQAILWRGPKKSSAIRQFLADVKWGNLDFLLIDSPPGTGDEHMTVLKSIPDALCVVVTTPQEISLADVRKAVNFLQYANANVLGVVENMSGLVCPHCHTEIDLFKKGGGEELARRYGLKFLGAIPLDPATVVAADRGVPVVYLESDGPAKSAFLALADAIAEAADNSLEALSSPNS comes from the coding sequence ATGTCTTCCTGTTCTTCCTGTTCTTCCGCTTCATCCTGCTCCAGTTCCACGGACAAGGGGGGCGATGGGAACTGCAATGATCTGATGGCCCGCCAGGACAGGGTCATTGCCGCCACTTTAGGGCATATCCGCCATAAAATTTTCGTCATGAGCGGTAAGGGCGGCGTGGGCAAAAGCTCGGTGACGGTGAACACCGCCGCCGCCCTGGCCCGGCGCGGCTTCAAAGTGGGCATCCTGGATGTGGATATGCACGGCCCCAGCGTGCCCAACCTGCTGGGCCTCACCAGCACCGTTGAAGTGGACCCCGGTAGCGAGCTGATGCTGCCCGCCGCCTACAATGAGAATCTATCCGTCATTTCCATGGACTCGCTGTTGCAGGATAAGGACCAGGCCATTCTCTGGCGCGGACCCAAAAAGTCCTCCGCCATCCGCCAGTTTCTCGCGGACGTGAAATGGGGCAATCTCGACTTCCTGCTGATCGATTCGCCTCCCGGCACCGGCGACGAGCACATGACCGTGCTCAAGAGCATCCCCGACGCGCTTTGCGTGGTGGTGACAACCCCGCAGGAAATTTCCCTGGCCGACGTACGCAAGGCGGTGAATTTCCTCCAGTATGCCAATGCCAACGTGCTGGGCGTGGTGGAAAATATGAGCGGACTGGTCTGCCCGCATTGCCACACTGAGATTGATCTCTTTAAGAAGGGCGGCGGCGAGGAGCTGGCCCGGCGTTACGGGCTCAAGTTCCTGGGAGCCATTCCCCTGGACCCGGCCACGGTGGTGGCCGCCGACCGGGGCGTGCCCGTGGTCTATCTGGAAAGCGACGGCCCGGCCAAGTCGGCCTTTCTGGCTCTGGCCGATGCCATTGCGGAGGCTGCGGACAACAGCCTGGAAGCCCTGTCCAGCCCCAATTCCTGA
- a CDS encoding protein-L-isoaspartate(D-aspartate) O-methyltransferase, which yields MVREQLEARGISHPGVLAAMAAVPRHLFVQEALRAQAYEDTPLPIGYGQTISQPYIVALMSELLEVERGMRVLEIGTGSGYQAAVLATMGCTVFTVERLRELYLNTGALLRQLGLRGIHMQRRDGTLGVPEAAPFERIIVTAGGPEIPRPLLEQLDEGGILLIPVGTRPRTQRLMRLRKEQGRICSEDLGSVIFVDLVGDHGWQPSSR from the coding sequence ATGGTGCGCGAGCAGCTGGAGGCCAGAGGCATCAGCCATCCCGGCGTGCTGGCGGCCATGGCCGCCGTGCCCCGGCATCTTTTCGTGCAGGAGGCTCTGCGCGCCCAGGCTTATGAGGATACCCCCCTGCCCATCGGTTATGGTCAGACCATTTCCCAGCCCTATATCGTCGCTCTGATGAGCGAGCTGCTGGAAGTGGAGCGGGGCATGCGCGTACTGGAAATCGGCACCGGCTCCGGTTATCAGGCGGCCGTGCTGGCCACCATGGGCTGCACCGTCTTTACCGTGGAGCGTCTGCGCGAACTCTACCTGAATACCGGCGCCCTCTTGCGGCAACTGGGCCTTCGCGGTATCCACATGCAGCGGCGTGACGGTACTCTGGGGGTTCCTGAGGCGGCTCCGTTTGAGCGCATCATCGTTACCGCAGGCGGCCCCGAAATCCCCCGTCCTTTGCTGGAGCAGTTGGATGAGGGCGGCATTTTGCTCATCCCCGTGGGCACGCGGCCGCGCACGCAACGGCTGATGCGCCTGCGCAAAGAACAGGGCCGCATCTGCAGCGAGGATCTCGGCTCGGTCATTTTTGTGGATCTGGTAGGCGACCACGGCTGGCAACCGTCGTCCCGCTGA